The DNA window CGTGATCGTGCTGCTGGCGGCCGCGGCGATCTTCGCCCTGTACTCCACCAAGCGCTTCATCCCCGGCAAGTACCTGTTCCCCGGGACCTTCTTCCTCGCGGTCTTCCTCATCGTCCCCATCGTCATGACGGTGCAGACCTCCTTCACCAACTTCGGCGACGGCTTCCGCGACACCAAGGAGGAGGCCATCACGACCATCACCAACAACTCGGTCGTCCAGGCGCCGGACTCCCCCACCTACAACCTCACGGTCGCCACCACCGGCTCCGCCACGGGCGGCCCCTTCACCCTGTTCCTCGTCGACACGGGGACCAATGAGGTCCTGCGCGGCTCGGACGGCGAAACCGTCCAGAAGGTCGACCCCTCCACGGTCACCGTCGAGAACGGCTTCGTCACCAGGGCCGACGGCTACACCATCCTGTCCAACGCGGAGATCAACAGCGCGTACAGCGCCATCACCGGCCTCACGGTGCCGGTCTCGGAGAGCACCACCGTCAAGGTCCAGGGAGTGAAATCCGCCTTCGAGGCCACCAGGACCATGGTCTACGACAAGGCGACGGACTCCATCACCAACACCAAGACCGGAGACGTCTACACGGTACAGAAGGTCGGCATCTCCGAGTACTTCGTCAACGCGAACGGGAACAGGCTGCCCCAGTCCTGGAAGCAGAACGTCGGACTGGCGAACTACTCGCGCCTGCTGTCCGACGGCAAGATCGCCAGCCAGTTCTTCCAGGCCTTCCTGTGGACGCTGACCTTCGCCTTCGGCTCGGTCCTGCTGACCTTCATCCTCGGCTTCTTCCTGGCGCTGGTCCTCAATGACGACCGGATCAAGGGAAAGAAGTTCTACCGGTCCTTCCTCCTGCTGCCCTACGCCGTCCCCGGATTCATCTCCCTGCTCATCTGGTCGAACTTCTACAACAAGGACTTCGGCCTGATCAACCAGGTGCTGCACGTGGGAATCCCCTGGCTCAGCGACCCGACCATGGCCAAGGTCGCCATCCTGCTGACCAACACCTGGATGGGCTTCCCCTACATGTTCATCGTGTGCACCGGGACCCTCCAGTCGATCTCCTCCGACGTCAAGGAGGCCGCCAAGGTCGACGGCGCCACCGGCTTCCAGGCCACGACGAAGATCATCACCCCGCTGCTGCTGGTCGCGGTCGCCCCGCTGCTGGTGAGCTCCTTCGCCTTCAACTTCAACAACTTCAACGCCATCCAGCTGCTCACCCAGGGCGGCCCCTTCGCCGAGGGGGAGTACACCCGCGGCGGCACGGACATCCTCATCTCGATGATCTACCGCATCGCCTTCGGCGGCTCGGGCGCGGACTACGGCTTCGCCTCCGCGGTCTCCGTGGTCCTGTTCATCATCACCGGCGTTCTCGCCGCCATCCAGTTCCGCGCCACCAGGGCGCTCGAAGACATCAACTGAGCGCGGGAAGGAAGCATCACCATGGCTAAGACCGAACCCACCACCGGCCCCGACGGCGCCCCCGAGATCGAGATGAACCGGATGCCCTTCGGGCGCTGGTTCCGCGAGATCGGCTGGCGCCACGTCATCGGCGTCCTCGCCGTCCTCTTCGCGGCCTTCCCCGTGCTCTACGTCATCTCGGCCTCGCTCAACCCCCTGGGGACCGTGGCCTCGACGAGGCTCATCCCCACCCGGGTCAGCCTCGTCAACTACCAGACCCTCCTGTCCGGCGCCCGCGGGCCGTTCCTGCGGTGGTACCTCAACACCGTCATCGTGTGCTCCATCGTGGCGGCCTCGCAGATCTTCCTGTCCGTCCTGGCCGCCTACGCCTTCAGCCGCTTCCGCTTCAAGGGGCGCCGCGGCGGGCTGCTGGCGCTGCTGCTCATTATGATGTTCCCGGCCATCCTGTCCATGATCGCCCTGTACAACATGATCTCCGACGTCGGCCAGATCCTGCCCGGAATCGGCCTCAACACCCTCAACGGTTACTGCCTGGCCCTCATGGGCGGGTCGCTGGGCCAGGTCTGGCTCATCAAGGGCACGTTCGACACGATCCCCAGGGAGCTCGACGAGGCCGCCATTATCGACGGGTGCACCCACTGGCAGGTCTTCCGCATTATCCTGCTGCCCACGCTCAAGCCGATCCTGGCCACGACCTTCCTGCTGTCCTTCGTCGGCATTATCAGCGACTTCCTCCTGGGCTCGATCCTCCTGACCGACAACTCCAAGAAGACGCTGGCCGTGGGCCTGTACGGCCTGCTGTCCGGCGACCGGTCCAACAACCTGGGCCTGTTCGCCGCGGGCGCCGTGCTCACCATGATTCCCGTCATCGCCCTGTTCCAGTACCTCCAGAAGTACATCGTCGGCGGCACCACCGCCGGCGCCGTCAAGGGCTGAGCGCGGCCCGTGCCCGCTTCCGCAACGCGGTCGTCCGGCGTCGAGGGGCCCACCGGGGTCCTCTCGACGCCGGACGGCGTCGCGGGGCTCCTGGCCGAGCCCCACCACGACACCGGACCCGCCCACCTGGTGGGCGAACGCGCCCCGGGCGCCGAACTCACCGCCCGGCTGTGGGTGCCCGCCGACCGGCGCCCCGAGCACATCTTCGTGCGCCAGGTGATCGACGGCGAGCCCGTCTTCAGCCCGCTCGCCCGGGTCGGCGCCACCCCGGCCGGCGCCTGGTGGGAGGGCGCGGTGCGCCTGGTCAACCCGATCAACCGCTACCGCTTCCTCCTCCTGACCCCCGGCGAGCGGGAGCCCTGCACGTGGTACCACGCGGCCGGCACGGCCGACCACGACGTCCCCGACTCCACCGACTTCGCGGTGCTCGCCCGGGACGACGGCCCGCAGTGGGTCCCCGACGCCGTCGTCTACGAGATCTTCCCCGACCGCTTCGGGGCGCGCACCGACCCCTCGCAACGGCGCGCGCCGCACTGGGCCGAGCCGCACGACTGGCTCGACGAGCCCCCGGCCTCCGGCCCCGCCGCCGCCCGCGCCTGGTACGGCGGGGACCTGGACGGCGTCGTCGACCACCTGGACTACATCCAGGGACTCGGCGCGAACACCGTCTACCTCACCCCCGTCTTCCCGGCCGCCTCCACGCACCGCTACGACGCCACCAGCTTCGAGCGCGTCGACGAGCTCCTGGGCGGGCGCGAGGCCCTGGCCCGGCTGTCGGCCGCCCTGCACGCCCGCGGCATGAGGCTCGTGCTCGACCTGACCACCAACCACACGGGCGTCACCCACGAGTGGTTCCGCGCCGCCGTCGCCGACCCGGACTCGCCCGAGGCCGGCTTCTACTTCTTCGAGCACCACCCGGACGCCTACGCCTCCTGGATGGGCGTGCCGACCCTGCCCAAGCTCGACCACCGCGCCGACCAACTGCGCGACCGCCTGCTGCGCGGCCCGGGCTCGGTCACCGCCCGCTGGCTGCGCCCGCCGGTGTCCGCCGACGGCTGGCGTATCGACGTGGCCAATATGACCGGGCGCCGGGGCGCGGTCGACCTGGCCCACCGGGTCGCCGCCGACATGCGCGCCACCATGCGCGACGTCGAGGCGGAGACCGGGGCGCAGCTGTGGCTCGTGGCCGAGCACGGCCACGACGCCTCCCGCGACCTGGAGGGCCCCGGCTGGCACGGGGTCATGAACTACAAGGGCTTCACCTGGCCGTTGTGGACGTGGCTGGTCGACCCCGACCCCGCCGCCCGTCCGGACTGGCTCGGGATCCCCGTGCCGTTCCCCCGCCTGGGCGGCGGGCAAGTCGTGCACGGCCTGCGCGCCTACGCCGCCCACCTGCCGGCGAGCGCCCTCGGACGCTCCATGAACCTGCTGTGCTCCCACGACACCCCGCGCCTGCGCACAGCGGCCGGCTCCCGCGACGCCCACCTCGTCGCGGCGACGGCCCTGTTCGCCTCGCCGGGCGTGCCGACCGTTTTCTCCGGCGACGAACTGGGGGCCACGGGGCGCACCGGGGAGCACTCGCGCACGACTATGCCCTGGCGCCCCGACGGCGCCGGGCGGCACTCGCCCGACGAGCTGGAGGACCGCGGATCCTGGGGCGAGGTCGATCGCCAGACACTCGCCCGCTACCAGCACCTGGCCGCCCGACGCCGGGAGCTGGTCGCGCTGCGCCGCGGCGGGATGCGGTGGGTGGCGGCCGAGGAGGACCTGCTCGCCTTCACGCGCACCCACCCCGAGGGCGACGTGCTCGTCCTGCTCGCCCGCGCCGCCACCGGACCGGTGCGCCTGCCCCTCGCCCGGCTGCCGGCCCGCCGGGTGCGCGAAGCCGAATGCTTCGACGGCATGCAGGTGCGCCTGCTCGACGACGGCGCCCCGAGCGTGGAGGTGAGGGCCTCGGGCCCGGGGTCCGCCCTCCTCCCCCTGGATCCCGACGCACCGTGAAGCCCGACTAGGATCGCCCCGACGGATCAACCCAGGAGAACAACGTGCACCAGCGCATCACCCTGTCCGACATCGCCGATCAGGCGGGCGTCTCGACAGCCACTGTCTCGCGCGTCCTCAACGGCAAGTCCGTTGTCGCCGAGGTCACGCGCAGGCAGGTGCTCGTGGCCCTCGACCTGCTGGGCTACGAGCGGCCGGAGACGCTGCGCCAGGTCTCCAAGGGCCTGGTCGGCCTGGTCATCCCCGAGTTGAGCAACCCGATCTTCCCCATGTTCGCCCAGGAGATCGAGCAGCTCCTGGCGTCCAGCGGGCACACCCCCCTGCTGTGCACCCAGACCCCGGGGGGCACGAGCGAGGACGAGTACATCGAGATGCTCATCGAGCGGGGCGTGGCCGGCATCATCTTCGTCTCCGGCCGTCACGCCGACACCTCCGGCGACGTCACCCGCTACCAGCGGTTGCGCGAGCGCGGCGTGCCGCTGGTGACGATCAACGGCAACGCCCCCACGATCAGGGCCGCCGCCTTCGCCACCGACGACCGCGCCGCGGCGCGCATCGCCGTCGAGCACCTCATCAGCCTGGGCCACCGCCGCATCGGACTGGCCATCGGCCCGATGCGGATGGTGCCCGCCCAGCGCAAGCGCTCCGGCTACGAGGAGGCGATGCGCTCCGGACTGCCGGACGAGCCGCTGCGCGTGGTCGAGACCCTCTACACCTACGAGGGCGGGGCGAACGCGGCGCAGCTCCTCCTGCCGCAGGGCTGCACGGGCATCGTGTGCGGCTCCGACATTATGGCGCTCGGCGTCATCCAGGGGGTGCGCTCGGGCGGTCTGAGAGTCCCGGAGGACGTGTCCGTCATCGGCTACGACGACTCCCCCCTCATCCCCATGACGGACCCGCCCCTGACCACGGTGCGCCAGCCGGTGACCGCCATCGCCCGGGCCGCCGTGACCACCCTGCTCGCCGGGATCGCCGGGAGCCAGACCCCCGACACCGAGATGCTCTTCGCCCCCGACCTCATCGTCCGAGGCTCGACGGCCCCGGCCCCCGACTTGCAGCGGTGCGCCTGAGCCGTCCCGGGCGATCCGAGCCCGGCTCAGCGCGACCAGGTGCGGGCCAGGCGGCGCCCCATGTCCTCGACCCGCCCGGCCACGCCCCGGGCCCCTCCCCGGTCCCAGGCGCCGCCCGCCCCGCCCGCCCCCTCCAGGGCGTAGACGCCGGCGATCCCGGCCCCGGCGAACTCGGCGCGCGGCGCCGCGGCGCGCCCGGCCACGAGGACCGCGGGCAGGGCCAGATCGGTCGCCGCCGAGCCGACGACGGCGGTCAGGCCGTCGGCCGGGACGTCGTAGACCTCGCCGGCCGTGGTGATAATGAGTTCGGCGCGGCGGGCCGCGGCGGCCAGGCCCACCAGCCGGGCCATGAGCCGGGGCCCCGGCAGGGCCCGGGCGCCCAGGGCGCGCAGGACCAGGGCGGCGCCCCCGGCGGCGCCGGTGCCGCGGGCCGTGACCGACAGTGCGGGCCCGGTCCTCTCCGGCGTCCCCGGCGGCGCCGAGTCCGAGAGCATGGGCAGGGCCCCGACCCGGGGCGCGGCCAGCTCCACCAGGATCCGGCGGGCCCGGGCGCAGGCCCGCCGGTCGAGGTCCTGGACCTGCCCGGCGCCGAGGTTGCTCAGGGCGGCCAGGGCCCGTCCGGCGCCGTTCATGCCCCCCAGGGGGGCGTCGTCGGCCAGGGCCAGGACGAGCTCGCGCCCGGCCATGAGCCCGGGCGCGGAGCGCGGGCCGCCCAGGCCGTCCAGGAGCCCGGCCCCGCCGTCGTGGACGGCGCCGCGGGCCAGTCCCGCAATGAGTACGTCGTGGGCGCTGGTGGCTTCCAGGGCGGCGGCCAGGACCTCCCCCAGTCCCCGGGTGGTGCCCTCACGGGCCTCGCGGCCGGCCAGGGCGCGGTCGGCGGGCGGGGCCGTCAGACGCGCGGCGTCGAGGAACCAGGTCGCGCTCCGGGGGCGGCGACTCCCGGCGGGCCGTCCCGCCCGCCCGGGGGCGGCCCCCGGAGACGGCGCGGCCCGGGCCGCGGCCCCCTCCGGACCCTCCTCCGGGTCCGCCGTCTCCCGGGCCGCCGTCTCCGGGAGCGCCAGGCGGACCAGGTCGACCTCGCGGATATCTCCCAGGGGGCCGGCCCCGTGCAGGACGGTGCGCGAGTGCACTCGTGCCGCGGGCAGGACCAGGGCGCTACCGGGCCCGCCGTCGGGCACGGGCAGGACGGTGAGCTCGTCGTCGGGCCGGGCGGCGAGCCACCCGCTGCGCAGCGCGGCGGCCGCGGCGTCGGCGCTCAGGCCGGCGTCTGCCGAGACGAGCGGGACTCCCCCGGGCTCGGGGCGCATGCCGCCCGCGGCCAGCAGGACCCTCACGGCGGTTCAGGCGGCGCCGGGCCCGCCGTCGCCGTCGGGCGCGAGGACGCCACCCAGACGGGCCAGCAGAAGGGCCTCGGCCGTCACGATCCGCTCCAGGTCGCCCAGGTGCATGGACTCGTCCTCGCTGTGAGCGCGCGTATCGGGGTCCTCGATGCCGGTGACGAGCACCTGCGCGTCGGGGAAGGTCTCCTGGAGGGTGGCGATGAAGGGGATGGAGCCGCCCTGGCCGATGTCGACGCAGTCCCGGCCGAAGGCCGTCGTCAGGGCCCAGCGGGCGGCGCAGGCCGCCGGGCCATCCGAGGAGCCGTCGAAGGCGGGACCGGTCTCGCCGGGCGTCACGCTCACCCGGGCGCCGAAGGGGGCGTGCGCCTCCATGTGCGCCGTGAGGGCGGCCAGAGCGGAGGCGGGATCCTGGCCCGGGGCGATGCGCATGGACAGGCGCGCCGTGCAGGAGGGGGCCAGCACATTGCCGGCCAGATTCAGGGGGGTGACGTCCATGCCGATGACCGTCAGGGTCGGCTTGGTCCACAGGCGCGCGGTCAGGTCGCCGGTGCCGATCAGCCCGACGCCGTCCAGGACGCCGGCGTCGGCGCGGAAGTCGGCCTCACGGTAGTCGGGGGAGTCCGCCCCCGCCCGGGACCAGCTCACCAGGCCGGGCACGGCCACGTCCCCGCGCTCGTCGTGCAGGGTGGCCACCAGGCGGCACATGGAGGTCACGGCGTCGAGCACCGGGCCCCCGTACTGGCCCGAGTGCAGAGCGTGGTCCAGGACGTCCAGGCGCACGTCGACCTGGACGACGCCGCGCAGGGACGTGGTCAGGGCCGGGACGCCGACCCTCCAGTTGGACGAGTCGGCGACGACGATGACGTCGGCGGCGAGCCGGTCGCGGTGGGCGGCCAGGAAGGCCTCGAAGGAGGGCGAGCCGACCTCCTCCTCGCCCTCGATGAAGACCGTCACCGAGCAGGGCGGCTCGCCGCCCCCGAGCCCGGTCAGGACGCGCAGGGCGTGGACGTGGGCGATGACCCCGGCCCCGTCGTCGGCGGCGCCCCTCCCGTAGAGGCGCTCGCCGCGGCGCTCGGCGGCGAAGGGGTCCGCCTGCGCCCATGCGCCCGGGTCGCCGACGGGCTGGACGTCGTGGTGGGCGTAGAGCAGGACGTGCGGGGAGCCGGCCGGTCCGTCGACGTGGGCGAGGACGGCGGGGCGGCCGGGGGCGCCGTCGGGCCCGGGCGCGGACAGGACCCGCGCCTCCAGGCCGGTCTGGCGCAGCAGGCCGGCCACGTGCTCGGCGGAGCGGGCGACCTGGGACTGGTCGTGGCTCGAGGCGGACACGGAGGGGATGGCGACCAGGTCCACCAGATCGGAGACAATGGTCTCGAAGGAGCTGCGGACACGGCTGCGGACGGCGTCGACGGTGATCATGGTTTGCAGGGTATCGCGGGTGAGCCGCTACCCTGGGCGGGTGAAGCTGTTCAAGAAGGACCGGGCGCCGTCCCAGGCCGAGGCGCCGGCCGAGCCCGTCAAGACCGTCGGCAAGGGGCGCGCGACCCCCAAGCGCAAGGACGCGCAGGCCCGCAGGCTCCACCCGATCGTCCCGACCGATCGCAAGGCCGCCAAGCGCGAGGCCCGCGCCAAGCGGGACGAGGCGTGGGAGCGTCAGCGCCAGGCGATGATCACCGGCGACGAGCGATATCTGCCCGCCCGGGACAAGGGCCCGATCAAGCGCTATATCCGCGACTACGTCGACGCCCGCTACTCCATCGGCGAGCTCTTCATGCCCTCGATGATCCTGCTGCTGATCATCACCTTCGGGTCCTGGATGATCCGGGGCTCGCAGGCGGGCCCCAGTCTCTTCACCGTTTACATCATGGTGGCGCTCTACCTCCTGTTCTTCGCGGCGGTCTTCGACGCCCTGATCTGCTGGCGGCTCGTGCGGCGGCGCCTGTACGCCAAGTTCGGCGAGGCGAAGGTGCGCGGCGAGGGCATGATCGTCTGGTACATCTTCGCCCGCTGTATGAACCTGCGCCGGTGGCGCCAGCCGGCGCCGCAGGTCGCCCGCCGCGCCTACCCGCACTGACGGCCCGACGGCGCGACCGGCCCGACGACGGCGCGACCGGCCGCCCCCCGCACAGTGCGGACACGGGCGGCCCCCGCCCCGCGGGGCGGCCTCGCCCCGCGAGCCCGGGCACCGCTCGCCGTCTTCCGCACAGTGCGGACACGGGGCCGATACCGTTCCCCGCCGGGGTCCGGTCCCATAGGCTGACCGCATGGTCGCTTATCGTCACCTCGGCAGCTCCGGACTGAAGATCACGGAAATCACCTACGGGAACTGGCTCACCCACGGCTCCCAGGTGGAGTCGGACACCGCCATCGAGTGCGTGCACACGGCGCTCGACTTGGGCATCACGAGTTTCGACACCGCCGACGTCTACGCCAATACGGCGGCCGAGGAGGTCCTCGGCCGGGCCCTGGCCGGCCAGCGGCGGGAGGGGCTGGAGATCTTCACGAAGGTCTACTGGCCCATCGGGCCCGAGGGCCCCAACGACGTCGGCCTGTCGCGGAAGCACATTATGGAGGGCATCAACGGCTCGCTGCGGCGGCTCGGAGTCGACTATGTCGACCTCTACCAGGCGCACCGCTACGACTACGCCACGCCGCTGGAGGAGACCATGCAGGCCTTCGCCGACGTCGTGCGCGCCGGCAAGGCCCTGTACATCGGCGTCTCGGAGTGGACGGCTGACCAGATCCGCGCCGGCCAGGAGCTCGCTGGGCAGATGGGTTTCCGCATTGTGTCCAACCAGCCCCAGTACTCCGCCCTGTGGCGCGTCATCGAGGAGAAGGTGGTGCCCGCCAGCCAGGAGCTCGGTCTGGGGCAGATCGTGTGGTCCCCCATGGCGGAGGGCGTGCTGTCCGGCAAGTACCTGCCCGGCGCGGAGCCGCCGGCCGGCTCGCGGGCCACGGACGAGAAGGGCGGGAAGCGGATGATCGCCCGCTGGATGAGGGACGAGGTGCTCACGGCGGTCCAGAGGCTGCGGCCGGTGGCCGAGCGGGTCGGGCTGTCCATGCCGCAGCTCGCCATCGCCTGGGTGCTGCAGAACCCGAACGTCTCGGCGGCCATTGTGGGGGCTTCGCGCCCGGAGCAGTTGGTGGAGAACGTCAAGGCCTCGGGTGTGGTCCTGGAGCCGGACGTGCTCGCCGCGATCGATGCGGCGCTGGAGGGCGTCATCGAGCGCGACCCGGCCCTGACCCGCTCCCCCGCGACCCGGCCCGCCTGACCGGTCCGCGCCTGTCGGCTCGACCGCGGTCCCCGGACTGGGCGGCGCTCGGACTGGGCGGCGCTCGCCGGGGCCGGCCCGGGAATAAGGGGCCTGAGAACACCGAGAACCGCAGTCCGAAGACCCCCGGCCGCTCCGGTCACTGCAAACCGAATGACCTACCGCGTGCTGGGCGCAGCATCCGCCGTCCCCCGCACCACCGTGATCGTGTAATCGGCGTACGCGGTGCCGGCGAGAAGCGTCTCGACGTGCGACTTGATAATGGATTCCGCGCGGTTCTCGGCCTTGGTCAGCAGACCGTTGTTCACCGCGACCTGGGTGGCCCGCTTCTCCTCAGTCTCCTGGAATGCAGCGAAATCCTCCACCTGAAGCTGGTTGAGGGCACTGGACGACTCGTCGTAGACCTTGATGCTCCCGGGCTCGATCTCGGTTCCGAGAACCTCGACGGGCGGAATTGCGATGGTGACCGTCCGGGCGGTCTCATCGATGCCGACCGAGATGGCGGTGAAGTCCTCGATTCCGGCCTCAACGGTGCCGGAGTATAGCAAATACGAAACAAGATAAACCGCTGTTAATTCGGCTCACCTGTGGAGGTGGACGATCCCCGAGGGGCGCGCATTCCGGGTGGATTGGAATCGGATTGCGCGTTATAATAGTGGCATGAGCGCGATTCAGCTGACCGATGACGAGCTGCGCATCCTCCAGGACCACAGGAAGGGTGCGCCGCACAAGCTCATGAGGCTCAAGTCCGAGGCGATCATTATGCTGTCGATGGGGGCGAGCAAGAAGTTCGCCGCCGAGTTCGTGGAGCGATCCATCGAAACGATCAAGAGATGGGTCAGGCAGTGGAAAGAGTTCGGACTGGCATCCATCCGCACCGGACACGCCGGGAACGACAACGCCTCGAAACTCACTCGGGAGCAGGCGGAGGAGACCAAGGAGGCGCTTTCCCGGCCCCCGTCGGAGCAGGGCATCCCCGCCGATTTCTGGAATGTTCCCCGCCTGGCCGGTTGGATGCACGAGCATTTCAACGTCGAGTACAAGTCCAGATCCTCCTACCACCGCCGATTCCACATGGCGGAGCTGTCCTTCCACAAGCCCCTGGGCGTGGACCGGCACCGCGCCCCGGAGGCGGAGATCGAGGCCCGCATGGAGCAGATCGACGCCGAGATCGCCGAGATCACGGGGCAGAAGCGGGACGGGAAGAAGGAGGACGGGCAGGAGGAGGACCAAGGACGGCGGGAGGCCGAGACGAACGACAAGAAGACGAACGACGAGAAGGCGAACGACGAGAAGAAGGTCCGTGAGGATGTCATAGTGGTGTCCGCCGACGAGGTGGGCATCGAACACGAGGCAGTTATTAGGCGGGCCTGGTGCAAAAGGTGCGCCAAGACCAAGATCAGGGTCGACCGGGAACGGCAGTCCCAGAAGTACATCGGGTTCCTCCACGAATCGGACGGGAGGGTGGATCTCATGCGACTGGATCGGTGCAATACCGACAACGTCTTGAAGGCCCTGACCGAACTCACCCTGAAGTACCCGGACAAGACGATCGTCGTGGTGTGGGACAACGCCGGCTGGCACAAGTCGAGCACATTGCTCGCGCAGACGGGGGAGGGAAAGCCCCTGGAACGCGTCCAGTTCATCAACCTGCCGCCCTACAGCCCCGATAAGAACCCCATAGAGAAAGTCTGGAACGAGGGCAAGAACTCCATCAGCAACAGGCAGAGGGCCTTCTTCGAGGACACCTGCGAAGCATTCGAATCCTTCGTCACCTCAAAGAAATTCAAGTATCGACTCCTGAAGTCATCTCGTTGAATTTTTGCTATAGGTGATGAGGAACGACTTCCCCGTGAAAGGAATGGGAATCCCCAGCAGTTTCTTATCGGCCTCGGTGAACTCGCCGACGTTGGTGAAATTGTACTCCTCGACGGTGAGTTCGGCTACCCCCGTGAAAGAACTGGCGATCGCGGAGGAGTCGATCGTCTGCTCGCCGTCGTCGAATAATCCCGGCAGTCCGGGCACAAGACGGCCGACGACGTCGTAGGCCCGCTGGGCGAGCATTCCTCCCGCGACGCCGACCACGAGAATTACGATGACGAGCAGCTTCGCCGACCATCTGCGCGCCGAACGACGAGGCCTTTCCGCCACCCGCCTTCCGCGTTTCCGCTCCCTGCTCTTCTCGTCAGCCGTATCGTCATCCAGCACGGGTCCTCCTCATATCCGGGCCGTCGGCGTCCCGCGCACCGCGCTGACGCCGTGAAGTCGTAGGGGGCCTCAGTCCGGCCACATCCGTCGGCGCCGTGGGGAAAGGCGCCGACGGGCGGAAGAATACACCTGCGGCGCCCTGACGGAGATGATGAGACGGAACTCCAATCTTTGCAATCGTTTCAACCGGCCCCGGCCGTTTCTGCCGGTCAGCGCCTGTCGCACCCAGGGCGGTCGGGCACGGACGGTCGGGCGCGGGCGGGCCGGTTGCACGGAATCCTTTTCGCGAACGCGTAGGTTTCCAGTCGAACGCGCAGCTGGGAGGTACGCGTTCGACTGGAAACCTACGCGTTCGCGAGATCCGCGCCCCGCACCATGCCCCGCACGTTCGCGAGATCCGAGCGCCGCGCCGCCCCGAGCGCCTCATTCGGCAGCGGTTCCAATCAACCTGGGAGCACCTCGTCGTCGACGAGCCCGGGGGCGCAGGAGCGCCATCCGAACACACCCATGGGGACCGCGGAGGCCATGAGCAGCAGCAGCGGCGCCGTCCATCCGCCCGTGAATCCGTAGACCCAGCCGACAACGAAGGGGCCCAGGCTCGCCAGCGCGTAGCCCACCGCCTGGGTGAAGCCCGACAGCGCCGCCGTGACCCGGTAGTCGCGCGTGCGCGCGGTGACCAGCACGAGCGCGACCTGGAAGCAGAACCCGCTGATTCCCAGCAGGGCGGGCCACAACCACGCCGTCGTCGTCGGCGCCGCGAGCAGGCCGCCGTAGGTCACCACCAGCAGCGTCGCGAAACAGATCACCCACCGCCCCAGATGACGCGAGCGCGCGGCCAGGATCGGCACGATGAAGCCGCCGGCGAGGCCGCAGGCGGAGAAGACGGCCAGCAGGTGCGAGGCGGCGGCCTGACTCATGCCGGCGTCGCGGTAGATCTGAGGCAGCCAACCGAAGGCGACGTAGGCCTGCATCGACTGCAGGCCGAAGAACGCCGCCATGGCGCGTCCGCGCGGGGAGCGGGCGATCAGGGCCAGGCCGACGGCGGTACGGTCCGCTCGCGCCCCGGCCGGATCGGTGCGCTCCTCCCGCGGGCTCTCCTCCCGCGGGCCCTCCGGCCCGGCCGCGCCGGCCCGAGCGCCCTCTCCGGTCGTCGAGTCGGACGCATCCGCACCGGGCGGCCTCGCCCGACTCGCCCGGCTCGCCCGGCGCGGTCGGGCGTGGAGAAGGGCTAGCAGCGTCCAGGGCAGCGCGGCTGCCAGGCCGGCCCAGCCCCATAGGGCGAGCCCCGGTCGCCAGCCCAGGCCCGCATCCACGTAGAGCGGGGCGATCAACTGCGGCGCCACGGATCCCAGGGACATGACGGTGATGTAGACGGCCGTCCACGTCTCGCTGTGCAGCGGCTGCCGCTGCTTGATCGCCACGGGCAGCAGCACATTGCCGATGCCTGCACCGAAGAGCCCCGCGAAGGTCAGCACCAGGAAGGTCGGACTGGAGGAGACGGC is part of the Actinomyces sp. oral taxon 414 genome and encodes:
- a CDS encoding sugar ABC transporter permease, producing MAKTEPTTGPDGAPEIEMNRMPFGRWFREIGWRHVIGVLAVLFAAFPVLYVISASLNPLGTVASTRLIPTRVSLVNYQTLLSGARGPFLRWYLNTVIVCSIVAASQIFLSVLAAYAFSRFRFKGRRGGLLALLLIMMFPAILSMIALYNMISDVGQILPGIGLNTLNGYCLALMGGSLGQVWLIKGTFDTIPRELDEAAIIDGCTHWQVFRIILLPTLKPILATTFLLSFVGIISDFLLGSILLTDNSKKTLAVGLYGLLSGDRSNNLGLFAAGAVLTMIPVIALFQYLQKYIVGGTTAGAVKG
- a CDS encoding alpha-amylase family glycosyl hydrolase; amino-acid sequence: MPASATRSSGVEGPTGVLSTPDGVAGLLAEPHHDTGPAHLVGERAPGAELTARLWVPADRRPEHIFVRQVIDGEPVFSPLARVGATPAGAWWEGAVRLVNPINRYRFLLLTPGEREPCTWYHAAGTADHDVPDSTDFAVLARDDGPQWVPDAVVYEIFPDRFGARTDPSQRRAPHWAEPHDWLDEPPASGPAAARAWYGGDLDGVVDHLDYIQGLGANTVYLTPVFPAASTHRYDATSFERVDELLGGREALARLSAALHARGMRLVLDLTTNHTGVTHEWFRAAVADPDSPEAGFYFFEHHPDAYASWMGVPTLPKLDHRADQLRDRLLRGPGSVTARWLRPPVSADGWRIDVANMTGRRGAVDLAHRVAADMRATMRDVEAETGAQLWLVAEHGHDASRDLEGPGWHGVMNYKGFTWPLWTWLVDPDPAARPDWLGIPVPFPRLGGGQVVHGLRAYAAHLPASALGRSMNLLCSHDTPRLRTAAGSRDAHLVAATALFASPGVPTVFSGDELGATGRTGEHSRTTMPWRPDGAGRHSPDELEDRGSWGEVDRQTLARYQHLAARRRELVALRRGGMRWVAAEEDLLAFTRTHPEGDVLVLLARAATGPVRLPLARLPARRVREAECFDGMQVRLLDDGAPSVEVRASGPGSALLPLDPDAP
- a CDS encoding LacI family DNA-binding transcriptional regulator, with product MHQRITLSDIADQAGVSTATVSRVLNGKSVVAEVTRRQVLVALDLLGYERPETLRQVSKGLVGLVIPELSNPIFPMFAQEIEQLLASSGHTPLLCTQTPGGTSEDEYIEMLIERGVAGIIFVSGRHADTSGDVTRYQRLRERGVPLVTINGNAPTIRAAAFATDDRAAARIAVEHLISLGHRRIGLAIGPMRMVPAQRKRSGYEEAMRSGLPDEPLRVVETLYTYEGGANAAQLLLPQGCTGIVCGSDIMALGVIQGVRSGGLRVPEDVSVIGYDDSPLIPMTDPPLTTVRQPVTAIARAAVTTLLAGIAGSQTPDTEMLFAPDLIVRGSTAPAPDLQRCA
- a CDS encoding ABC transporter permease subunit, which produces MTTSSPAAPREKSTSVPAILGRVAVLSLTLAAAVYLVPLLIKFHMWAWLVIVLLAAAAIFALYSTKRFIPGKYLFPGTFFLAVFLIVPIVMTVQTSFTNFGDGFRDTKEEAITTITNNSVVQAPDSPTYNLTVATTGSATGGPFTLFLVDTGTNEVLRGSDGETVQKVDPSTVTVENGFVTRADGYTILSNAEINSAYSAITGLTVPVSESTTVKVQGVKSAFEATRTMVYDKATDSITNTKTGDVYTVQKVGISEYFVNANGNRLPQSWKQNVGLANYSRLLSDGKIASQFFQAFLWTLTFAFGSVLLTFILGFFLALVLNDDRIKGKKFYRSFLLLPYAVPGFISLLIWSNFYNKDFGLINQVLHVGIPWLSDPTMAKVAILLTNTWMGFPYMFIVCTGTLQSISSDVKEAAKVDGATGFQATTKIITPLLLVAVAPLLVSSFAFNFNNFNAIQLLTQGGPFAEGEYTRGGTDILISMIYRIAFGGSGADYGFASAVSVVLFIITGVLAAIQFRATRALEDIN